The proteins below come from a single Methyloprofundus sedimenti genomic window:
- a CDS encoding MBL fold metallo-hydrolase translates to MLFKQLFDKESCTYTYLIADQDTKEAVLIDPVDTHLDEYLNLLQENDLTLKYSLETHVHADHITASGQLRQKVGAKTAVSSLCGASGADIQIQDGDVFEFGKGENIKVIATPGHTPGSISFLWRDRVFTGDTLFIDGCGRTDFQGGSAEAQYDSITQRLFTLPDETIVYPGHDYKGHWISNIAQERSSNSRIAGKTKAEFMDIMAKLNLPKPKLIDMAVPANRYCGIDEELANQAAENRVAGSDPKRKMSNMEDLLKQIKQNITEIEPLKAQEIIANSAVNIVDVREESEFNAGHIDHAIPLPRGVLEFKINSIAELTDKSAAIIVYCATGKRSALAANTMQGMGYTNVLSIAGGYEAWKQQL, encoded by the coding sequence ATGCTGTTTAAACAACTATTTGATAAAGAAAGCTGTACTTACACTTATTTGATTGCTGACCAGGATACTAAAGAAGCCGTTTTAATTGATCCTGTAGATACACACTTAGACGAGTACCTCAACTTATTGCAAGAAAATGATCTTACTTTAAAGTACTCACTGGAAACTCATGTACATGCTGATCATATCACCGCAAGTGGACAATTAAGACAAAAAGTAGGCGCTAAAACCGCCGTAAGTTCGCTTTGTGGTGCAAGCGGTGCAGATATTCAAATCCAGGATGGTGATGTATTTGAGTTCGGCAAAGGTGAAAATATCAAAGTTATTGCTACTCCAGGGCATACTCCCGGTAGTATTTCATTTTTATGGCGAGACCGAGTTTTTACTGGCGATACGCTATTTATTGATGGCTGTGGTCGCACTGATTTTCAAGGCGGTAGTGCTGAAGCTCAATATGACAGTATCACGCAACGATTATTTACCCTGCCTGATGAAACTATCGTTTACCCGGGACATGACTATAAAGGACACTGGATTAGTAATATTGCCCAGGAACGCAGTAGCAATTCGCGGATAGCTGGAAAAACCAAAGCAGAATTTATGGATATTATGGCCAAGCTGAACCTGCCCAAACCTAAGCTAATTGACATGGCAGTTCCAGCTAACCGTTATTGCGGTATAGATGAAGAACTTGCCAATCAAGCGGCCGAGAATCGCGTTGCAGGCTCGGATCCTAAACGCAAAATGTCCAATATGGAAGACCTGCTCAAGCAAATCAAACAAAACATAACCGAAATTGAGCCACTCAAAGCACAAGAGATTATAGCCAATAGCGCTGTCAATATTGTCGATGTAAGAGAAGAAAGCGAGTTTAATGCGGGGCATATTGACCATGCAATCCCGTTACCTAGAGGTGTATTAGAGTTTAAAATCAATTCGATAGCTGAACTTACCGACAAATCGGCTGCAATCATTGTTTATTGCGCCACTGGAAAACGCTCTGCTTTAGCTGCCAATACTATGCAAGGTATGGGCTACACCAATGTGCTGTCGATTGCCGGTGGCTATGAGGCTTGGAAACAACAACTATAG
- a CDS encoding DUF3754 domain-containing protein, whose translation MQNSTHYQADVLERFIPISLDRLISDLLTAELLPAEQHNAFKQFCSTYTSLFHAQSHTHLQDLKRLYLPFNPDRDTLMTAQENTSTQLTHLKEKLYLILEDANYEQISEADLNEALNKISPYGVQVSVDFGDFAEVALFYRGSAIQQKLYRNWKKLSFKKQPIDILIYRRLFVLLQPKNRQQWIEHFINNKKMSVQKAEKKADAALKVFGISNDNDVVYLKLFKDIPREDLEMQFPNTRIQMRLFDKIKLAVTGGGGTAGGVMATIGKLSATIDPISALIAIGGLLGLLWRQIAKIFSQRAKYSAMLTKNLYFYSLDNNMGALTYLADTAEAEESKEAILAYFFLLLAGETSRANLDQSIENYIHEKYAIPMDFEIDDGLDKLQQSNLLSRCDQLINAIPLVEANSRLRQQWDQVIDNKVFV comes from the coding sequence ATGCAGAATAGCACCCACTATCAAGCCGATGTACTGGAACGTTTTATACCTATTAGTTTAGATAGACTGATCAGTGATTTATTAACTGCAGAGTTATTGCCCGCAGAGCAGCACAATGCATTTAAACAATTCTGTTCAACCTATACCTCTTTATTCCACGCTCAATCCCACACACACCTACAGGATCTGAAGCGACTGTATTTACCGTTTAATCCCGATCGGGATACCTTAATGACTGCGCAGGAAAATACCAGTACACAGCTAACGCATTTAAAAGAAAAACTTTATTTGATTTTGGAAGATGCTAACTACGAGCAGATTTCAGAAGCGGATTTGAATGAGGCACTCAATAAAATTTCTCCTTACGGCGTGCAAGTTTCCGTTGATTTTGGAGATTTCGCTGAAGTCGCTTTGTTTTATCGTGGTTCAGCTATACAGCAAAAACTATATCGAAACTGGAAAAAACTCAGCTTTAAAAAGCAACCTATTGATATTCTAATTTATCGACGCTTATTTGTTTTGCTACAGCCAAAAAACCGCCAGCAATGGATAGAACATTTTATTAATAACAAAAAAATGTCGGTACAAAAAGCTGAAAAAAAAGCCGATGCAGCATTAAAGGTCTTTGGTATAAGCAATGACAATGATGTTGTGTATTTAAAATTATTTAAAGATATTCCACGCGAAGATCTGGAAATGCAATTTCCCAATACACGCATACAAATGCGTCTTTTTGATAAAATTAAATTAGCAGTAACCGGAGGCGGGGGAACCGCTGGCGGCGTAATGGCAACGATTGGTAAACTCAGTGCTACTATTGATCCAATCTCCGCACTCATTGCTATCGGTGGTTTATTGGGGCTGTTATGGCGACAAATCGCCAAGATTTTTTCGCAGCGAGCTAAATACAGTGCAATGTTAACCAAGAATCTGTATTTTTACAGTTTGGATAATAATATGGGCGCGCTGACCTATTTAGCGGATACCGCTGAAGCTGAAGAATCTAAAGAAGCAATACTTGCATACTTTTTTTTATTGCTTGCTGGCGAAACTAGCCGGGCCAATTTAGATCAAAGTATTGAAAACTATATACATGAAAAATATGCCATTCCCATGGATTTTGAGATTGATGATGGCTTGGACAAACTACAACAATCAAATTTACTGTCACGTTGTGATCAACTGATTAATGCAATTCCATTAGTTGAGGCAAATAGCCGATTAAGACAGCAATGGGATCAGGTGATTGATAATAAAGTTTTTGTTTAA
- a CDS encoding DUF2959 domain-containing protein has protein sequence MKLKYLSLLVILSTAALSGCSTMYYNTLDSMGIPKRDIMVHRVEKARDTQEETMEQFQTALEQFTAVTNFDGGDLEKAYDKLNKEYLASVDKAQEVNKRIKDIEDVSGALFKEWEQELDQYSSASLKRSSQQQLNQTQEQYHQLIAAMKRAEKKIDPVLVIFKDQVLYLKHNLNAQAISSLKGELRTIESDVSVLIDAMQQSINEANSFINTMEKK, from the coding sequence ATGAAATTAAAATATTTATCACTACTCGTTATCCTGAGCACTGCGGCATTATCCGGTTGCTCAACAATGTATTACAACACGCTCGATTCCATGGGTATCCCCAAACGGGACATCATGGTACACCGTGTTGAAAAAGCACGCGATACTCAAGAAGAGACCATGGAGCAATTTCAAACAGCCCTGGAACAATTCACCGCGGTGACCAATTTTGATGGCGGGGACCTAGAAAAAGCCTACGATAAACTTAACAAAGAATACCTTGCCAGTGTCGATAAAGCGCAGGAAGTTAATAAACGTATTAAAGATATTGAAGACGTTTCTGGCGCACTATTTAAAGAATGGGAACAGGAACTCGATCAATACAGCAGTGCGTCTTTAAAAAGAAGTAGTCAACAACAACTCAATCAGACACAAGAGCAATACCACCAGCTTATTGCCGCTATGAAACGGGCAGAAAAGAAAATAGATCCTGTTTTAGTAATTTTCAAAGATCAGGTTTTATATTTAAAACATAATCTCAATGCCCAGGCTATTTCTTCTCTGAAAGGCGAATTACGGACTATTGAATCAGATGTGTCAGTACTGATTGATGCCATGCAACAATCTATTAATGAAGCTAATTCATTTATCAATACAATGGAAAAGAAATAA
- a CDS encoding DEAD/DEAH box helicase: protein MATFSNFLSSFDPEKKGIQFEHFVKWFLKNDPEWSTQIDQVWLWDEYPDRWGRDCGIDLVFKHKNNDIWAVQAKCYSPEYSISKSDVDKFLSESNRTGIDKRLLIATTDQMGQNAKQVCHAQEKTVTHFFLSDFDQAAIEYPEHISALNTAKRKSRPIPRPHQIEAIDAVEKGFKNNGRGQLIMACGTGKTYTTLWIKERQAAVSTLVLLPSLGLLSQSLREWTYAANTPFDVLCICSDQTVGKQSSEDDIIHSVKDLSFPVTSDMHIISQFLKGSGNKVIFSTYQSSPIIADAQRDNNIPEFDLVIADEAHRCTGKAGSDFTTILDQSRIRANKRLFTTATPKTYSANLKKKASEMGVDVTGMDDESVFGKVLYALTFGEAIKRKLLTDYQMVLVGVDNPMIAQWIQQSKLVKTEAGDTQDAKSLASQIGLIKAIKDYDLKRMISFHSRVNRAETFASEIQNSIDLIEEEYRPDGKIWADFVSGKMTTHKRRLKLDQLKSLTISERGLLSNARCLSEGVDVPSLDGVAFIDPRSSHVDIIQAVGRAIRLSDDKTIGTIIVPVFIEDGDNIESSMQSSHFKPVWEVLNALKSHDEVLAYELDEFRTNLGRGSNLANSEKSFSKIAFDLPTTIDESFSESLKTYLVEKTTSSWHFWFGLLEVFVEQEGHARVPSKYKTADGFKLGNWLSNQKAKKKSLTDEQLSRLESLEGWVWDVSAFQWEEGFSRLEQYVQQKGYARVPSNYKTSDGYKLGGWVNNQKTVRKSLTNEQLSRLESLEGWAWDVSAFQWEEGFSRLEQYVQQKGHARVSKEYKTVDGYKLGQWVSTQKQNKTQLTAERITKLKSLEGWVWDLLEFQWEQGFSYIKKYAQEHGHTRVSGDYKTADGFNLGNWVTNQRAKMGQLTPERLSRLESLDGWVWGVSAFQWEQGFNYLKLYTLQKGHARVLWNYKTSDGYNLGQWVNMQRRNRHQLSSKQISLLEALDDWVWGLFDLKWEQGFSYLEEYILHEGHARVSGDYKTADGFNLGNWVTNQRVKRRQLTPERLSRLESLDGWVWSLLEFNWEQGFAYLEEYTCSGLIILY from the coding sequence ATGGCAACATTCTCTAACTTTTTAAGTTCATTTGACCCTGAAAAAAAGGGCATCCAATTTGAACATTTCGTTAAGTGGTTTCTAAAAAATGACCCTGAATGGTCTACACAAATTGATCAAGTTTGGTTATGGGACGAATACCCAGACCGATGGGGACGTGATTGTGGTATTGATCTTGTTTTTAAACATAAAAATAACGATATTTGGGCAGTTCAGGCAAAATGCTATTCTCCTGAGTATTCTATCAGCAAATCTGATGTCGATAAATTTCTAAGTGAATCAAATCGAACAGGAATTGATAAAAGGCTATTAATTGCAACGACAGATCAAATGGGCCAAAATGCCAAGCAAGTCTGTCATGCTCAAGAAAAGACGGTTACACATTTTTTCCTTTCTGATTTTGATCAAGCTGCAATTGAATACCCTGAACACATATCTGCACTCAATACCGCAAAACGAAAATCACGACCGATCCCTCGACCACACCAGATAGAGGCCATTGATGCTGTAGAAAAAGGCTTTAAAAATAATGGACGTGGTCAATTGATCATGGCTTGTGGCACGGGGAAGACATATACAACACTCTGGATTAAAGAACGCCAGGCGGCTGTATCAACACTGGTATTGCTCCCGTCACTCGGATTATTATCACAGTCGTTAAGAGAATGGACATATGCTGCGAATACACCTTTTGATGTTTTATGTATATGTTCAGACCAAACCGTGGGCAAGCAATCAAGTGAAGATGACATAATTCACTCTGTAAAAGACCTCTCATTCCCTGTTACATCGGATATGCATATCATCAGCCAGTTTTTAAAAGGTTCTGGTAATAAAGTTATTTTCTCAACCTATCAATCATCTCCTATTATTGCTGATGCTCAACGTGATAATAACATTCCAGAGTTTGATTTAGTGATTGCCGATGAAGCGCATCGCTGTACAGGTAAAGCTGGAAGCGATTTTACGACGATATTAGATCAATCCCGAATCAGAGCAAACAAAAGATTATTCACAACAGCAACGCCAAAAACTTATTCTGCAAATCTAAAAAAGAAAGCTAGTGAAATGGGCGTGGATGTCACAGGAATGGATGATGAATCTGTTTTTGGCAAAGTCCTGTATGCCTTAACATTTGGTGAGGCCATCAAGCGTAAATTATTAACCGATTATCAGATGGTACTAGTTGGTGTTGATAATCCGATGATAGCGCAATGGATACAACAAAGTAAACTGGTAAAAACAGAAGCTGGTGACACACAGGATGCAAAATCATTAGCATCACAAATAGGGCTTATTAAGGCCATTAAAGACTATGACCTGAAGAGGATGATCAGTTTTCATAGTCGGGTAAATAGAGCAGAAACATTTGCCTCAGAGATACAGAATTCGATTGATTTAATCGAGGAAGAATACCGTCCTGATGGGAAAATCTGGGCTGACTTTGTATCCGGAAAAATGACTACCCATAAAAGACGCTTAAAGCTTGATCAACTCAAAAGCCTTACTATAAGTGAGCGTGGACTATTATCGAATGCAAGATGCTTATCTGAAGGGGTTGATGTTCCCTCACTGGATGGTGTGGCATTTATAGATCCAAGAAGTAGTCATGTTGATATTATCCAGGCAGTTGGCAGAGCCATCCGCTTAAGCGATGACAAGACTATTGGCACCATTATTGTCCCTGTATTTATTGAAGATGGGGATAATATAGAATCATCCATGCAATCCAGTCACTTTAAGCCTGTATGGGAAGTGCTGAATGCCTTGAAATCACATGATGAAGTGCTGGCATACGAACTGGATGAATTTCGTACTAATTTAGGTAGGGGCAGTAATTTAGCTAATTCTGAAAAAAGTTTTTCAAAAATTGCTTTTGATTTACCTACTACGATAGATGAGTCATTTTCAGAATCATTAAAAACATATCTTGTTGAAAAAACCACATCGTCCTGGCATTTCTGGTTTGGGTTGTTGGAGGTGTTTGTTGAACAAGAAGGTCATGCAAGAGTTCCTAGCAAATATAAAACAGCAGATGGATTTAAATTAGGTAATTGGCTCAGTAATCAAAAGGCAAAGAAAAAGTCATTAACTGATGAACAGCTTTCAAGGTTGGAATCATTAGAGGGCTGGGTTTGGGATGTATCAGCATTTCAATGGGAAGAAGGTTTTTCTCGTTTAGAACAATATGTTCAACAGAAAGGGTATGCACGAGTGCCTTCAAACTATAAAACATCGGATGGATATAAATTAGGTGGTTGGGTTAATAATCAAAAGACGGTGAGAAAGTCTTTGACTAATGAACAACTTTCAAGACTGGAATCGTTAGAGGGCTGGGCCTGGGATGTGTCAGCATTTCAATGGGAAGAAGGTTTTTCTCGTTTAGAACAATATGTTCAACAGAAAGGTCATGCACGAGTTTCTAAGGAATATAAAACAGTAGATGGATATAAATTGGGGCAATGGGTCAGCACTCAAAAGCAAAATAAAACACAGTTAACAGCAGAACGGATAACCAAATTGAAATCGTTAGAGGGCTGGGTTTGGGACTTGTTGGAGTTTCAATGGGAGCAAGGCTTTTCATATATAAAAAAATACGCCCAAGAGCATGGCCATACAAGAGTTTCTGGTGATTACAAAACAGCAGATGGGTTTAATTTAGGTAATTGGGTCACTAATCAAAGAGCTAAAATGGGACAATTAACACCTGAAAGACTTTCAAGACTGGAATCGTTGGATGGCTGGGTTTGGGGTGTATCAGCATTTCAATGGGAACAAGGTTTTAATTATTTAAAGTTGTATACTCTACAAAAAGGTCACGCAAGAGTACTCTGGAATTATAAAACATCAGATGGATATAACCTGGGGCAATGGGTTAATATGCAAAGACGTAATAGGCACCAATTATCTTCGAAACAAATTTCACTATTAGAGGCGTTAGATGACTGGGTTTGGGGGTTATTTGATTTGAAATGGGAACAGGGTTTTTCTTATTTAGAAGAGTATATTTTACACGAAGGTCATGCAAGAGTTTCTGGTGATTACAAAACAGCAGATGGGTTTAATTTAGGTAATTGGGTCACTAATCAAAGAGTTAAAAGGAGGCAATTAACACCTGAAAGACTTTCAAGACTGGAATCGTTGGATGGCTGGGTTTGGAGCTTACTAGAGTTTAATTGGGAGCAAGGCTTTGCTTATCTAGAAGAATATACCTGTAGTGGTCTAATAATCCTGTACTAA
- a CDS encoding IS3 family transposase (programmed frameshift), with the protein MSKRKSYTTEFKHEAASLVLDQAYSINDACEAMGVGTTAMRRWVTQLKEERHGVTPKGSRAITSDQQKIQDLESQIKKLKREKEIFKKGFSSLNIGRVSILMLIDELREQYKQCELLQTFEMSRSSYNYHRKHANKADPERDRLKSKVIALHEASRSSAGSRTLSAQLKQQGESVGRFKTRSLMQEAELTSKQPGAHRYKVAEKPSNIADNHLNREFSTELANQVWCGDVTYIWSGTGWIYLALVIDLNARRIVGWACSTSPDSVLTTRALKLAYAARGEPKNLMFHSDQGCHYTSKVFQQQLSEYEIKQSMSRRGNCWDNAPMERCFRSFKSEWMPKTFYSSYEQAEKDIMQYIKYYNSFRVHSYNNYLTPIQAEKEAA; encoded by the exons ATGAGTAAACGAAAAAGTTATACAACAGAATTTAAACATGAAGCGGCCAGTCTGGTATTAGATCAGGCATATTCCATAAATGATGCTTGCGAAGCTATGGGCGTTGGAACTACAGCAATGCGCCGTTGGGTCACTCAATTAAAAGAAGAGCGTCATGGTGTTACGCCAAAAGGAAGCCGAGCGATTACTTCTGATCAGCAAAAGATTCAAGATTTGGAAAGTCAGATAAAGAAACTAAAGAGGGAGAAAGAGATTT TTAAAAAAGGCTTCAGCTCTCTTAATATCGGACGTGTATCAATTTTAATGCTAATTGATGAGTTAAGAGAGCAATACAAACAATGCGAATTATTGCAAACATTTGAGATGAGTCGTAGTAGTTACAACTACCACCGTAAGCATGCAAACAAGGCAGATCCTGAGCGAGACAGGTTAAAATCCAAGGTTATTGCGTTACATGAAGCGAGCCGCAGTTCAGCGGGGAGTCGTACCCTTTCTGCTCAATTAAAACAGCAAGGTGAATCTGTTGGACGCTTCAAAACACGGAGTTTAATGCAAGAAGCGGAGCTGACAAGTAAACAGCCAGGCGCACATCGTTACAAGGTGGCTGAAAAGCCATCAAACATAGCGGATAACCACTTAAACCGTGAATTTTCTACCGAACTGGCTAATCAAGTTTGGTGTGGTGATGTCACCTATATTTGGTCGGGTACAGGCTGGATATATTTAGCATTGGTGATTGATTTAAATGCGCGCCGTATCGTGGGGTGGGCTTGCTCAACTAGTCCTGACTCAGTATTGACTACACGAGCGTTAAAATTAGCTTATGCGGCTAGAGGAGAGCCCAAGAACTTGATGTTTCATTCTGATCAGGGGTGCCATTACACCAGTAAGGTATTCCAGCAGCAATTGTCGGAATATGAGATCAAGCAAAGCATGAGTCGGCGTGGTAACTGTTGGGATAATGCACCGATGGAGCGTTGTTTTAGAAGCTTTAAATCTGAATGGATGCCTAAGACTTTTTATTCATCTTATGAACAGGCAGAGAAAGATATTATGCAATACATCAAGTATTACAATAGTTTCCGTGTACATAGTTATAACAATTATTTAACCCCAATCCAAGCGGAGAAAGAAGCCGCTTAA
- a CDS encoding helicase associated domain-containing protein produces the protein MTTTTQQEGHARVPSNYKTSDGYKLGIWVSTQRRGREQLAAKYISQLELLPGWGWDPLEFQWDQGYSYLEKYVQQQGHARVPSTYKTEDEYYLGRWVRTQRKQIEQLTPERLSKLESLESWVWDPLEFNWEEGFAYLKQYVQQHGHSRIPYKYKVADGFNLGRWAARQRRNKVQLTAERILKLDSISFDWVV, from the coding sequence TTGACCACTACAACCCAACAAGAAGGTCATGCAAGAGTGCCTTCAAACTATAAAACATCGGATGGATATAAATTAGGTATTTGGGTCAGTACTCAAAGGCGTGGTAGGGAACAATTAGCAGCGAAATATATATCACAATTAGAATTATTACCAGGATGGGGTTGGGATCCATTAGAGTTTCAATGGGATCAAGGATATTCCTATCTAGAGAAGTATGTTCAACAGCAAGGTCATGCAAGAGTTCCTTCAACGTATAAAACCGAAGATGAATATTATTTGGGGAGATGGGTTAGGACCCAAAGAAAACAAATAGAACAATTAACACCTGAACGACTTTCAAAATTAGAATCACTGGAGAGTTGGGTTTGGGATCCATTAGAATTTAATTGGGAAGAGGGCTTTGCTTATTTAAAGCAATATGTTCAACAACACGGTCATTCAAGAATTCCATATAAATATAAAGTAGCGGATGGGTTTAACTTGGGACGTTGGGCTGCTAGGCAAAGGAGAAATAAGGTTCAATTAACAGCAGAACGGATATTGAAACTAGATTCGATAAGTTTTGATTGGGTGGTATGA
- a CDS encoding REP-associated tyrosine transposase, with protein MARPLRLEFSGALYHVTSRGNRQEAIYETDTDRENFLTILSEVCKRYHWLCHAYCLMGNHYHLLIETPEGNLSQGMRQLNGKYTQSFNRTHQHVGHVFQGRYKAILVDKDSYLLELCRYIVLNPVRAGMVRSAKDWQWSSYRAMIGLKNTPEWLETDGVLSNFAGHKAEAVQAYKHFVSQGRGQASPWEALRNQVFLGNEHFVESMQCLLNAEQDLSEIPRAQRRGIVKPLSEYAEKYIRNEAIANAYASGGYSMKEIGDYFGLHYSTISGIINNHSSKT; from the coding sequence ATGGCTAGACCACTAAGGCTTGAATTTTCTGGCGCGTTGTATCATGTCACTTCCCGAGGAAATCGACAGGAAGCGATTTATGAAACCGATACCGACAGAGAAAACTTTTTAACGATCTTATCTGAAGTGTGTAAGCGATATCATTGGCTCTGTCACGCCTATTGTCTGATGGGTAATCATTACCATTTACTGATTGAAACCCCCGAGGGGAATTTATCCCAGGGCATGCGGCAGTTAAACGGGAAATATACACAATCATTTAATCGTACTCATCAACATGTTGGGCATGTATTTCAAGGGCGTTATAAGGCCATCCTGGTGGATAAAGACAGCTATTTACTGGAATTATGCCGATATATCGTGCTGAATCCCGTGCGCGCTGGCATGGTGCGGTCGGCAAAAGATTGGCAATGGAGTAGTTATCGTGCCATGATCGGTTTGAAAAATACACCGGAATGGCTGGAGACGGATGGGGTGTTATCAAATTTTGCGGGACACAAAGCCGAAGCTGTTCAAGCCTATAAACACTTTGTTAGCCAGGGGCGGGGACAGGCATCGCCTTGGGAGGCTTTGAGAAATCAGGTGTTTTTAGGTAATGAGCATTTTGTTGAATCTATGCAGTGTTTGTTAAATGCAGAACAGGACTTAAGCGAAATTCCAAGAGCTCAACGAAGGGGGATTGTCAAACCACTGTCTGAATATGCTGAAAAATATATTCGCAATGAGGCTATTGCAAATGCTTATGCCAGCGGGGGTTATAGTATGAAAGAAATTGGCGATTATTTTGGTCTGCATTATTCTACGATTAGTGGAATAATTAATAATCATAGTTCAAAGACCTGA
- a CDS encoding cation transporter: MSGCCDDSCAVEALREKQRGTLLSVLSINLAMFLIIVVAAMYGKSTALFADSLDNLGDALTYALSLYAVTRENATKAKVALFKGFLILFAAIAVLVQIVYHIMVPTVPVFEIMGAFSLLGLIANSICLYLLWRHRNEDVNMSSVWECSRNDIVINISVFVAAGAVWITESGWPDILVAIALVWLLMRSSIRVITSARQELRAAT; the protein is encoded by the coding sequence ATGAGCGGATGTTGTGATGATAGTTGCGCTGTAGAGGCACTAAGAGAAAAACAAAGGGGGACATTGCTAAGTGTACTAAGTATAAATTTAGCCATGTTTCTGATTATAGTTGTTGCCGCTATGTATGGGAAATCAACAGCATTATTCGCGGACAGTCTGGATAATCTTGGCGATGCATTAACATACGCACTAAGTTTATATGCTGTAACTAGAGAAAATGCAACAAAGGCCAAGGTTGCACTATTTAAAGGTTTTCTGATTTTGTTCGCAGCAATTGCTGTGCTTGTTCAAATTGTCTATCACATTATGGTGCCAACAGTTCCAGTGTTTGAAATCATGGGAGCATTTAGTTTGCTTGGCCTAATCGCTAATTCTATTTGTCTTTATCTGCTTTGGCGCCACAGGAATGAAGATGTAAATATGAGTTCAGTCTGGGAATGTTCGCGAAATGATATCGTGATAAATATTTCCGTTTTTGTCGCAGCAGGCGCGGTGTGGATTACTGAATCAGGTTGGCCAGATATTTTAGTTGCGATTGCTCTGGTTTGGTTATTAATGCGTTCATCTATTCGGGTCATAACTTCAGCTAGGCAGGAACTTCGAGCAGCAACATAA
- a CDS encoding LamG domain-containing protein, translated as MDHLEGLNGPILYEDKPLRDFSLVFWLKLNPGEGGIVVSFDPTQWFEIEVLRSGNSSGHLVLTTVNSLGVIDRMESNELVANGQWRSITVTYNTSQSEQSIQIDQLDKQSKPTQSGLIGGRKTRSGYLGVSTFTAEFSDLQEVKGNFKGAITGLRFIRGQADSKQLKAIINPGNRPAFSLRQVAAPRFWQPKEPAVAIVGDDATSSDSFQTEDHYPHDLLRCTYIQGLSTDALLGNDKPASLKVIQSLRKTLDHIQQSKPDSFGYFEADGTSWNPLFAEWEVALYPLAISHLHNGKSSQYDPEFIYQGYQLPRESNELELMPEQCPLAQTASFLGGRSLISPNASAAMNVRLDEFINAHKGIVPKEFLDIQKNYLQQKRKC; from the coding sequence ATGGATCATCTAGAGGGCTTAAACGGCCCAATACTCTACGAAGATAAACCATTACGAGATTTTTCCCTGGTTTTCTGGCTTAAATTAAATCCGGGAGAAGGTGGCATTGTCGTCTCATTTGATCCCACGCAATGGTTCGAAATCGAAGTGCTACGTAGCGGTAATTCGTCAGGTCATCTAGTGTTGACCACAGTCAATTCATTAGGTGTGATAGACCGAATGGAAAGTAATGAGCTTGTTGCCAACGGACAATGGCGAAGTATCACTGTCACCTATAATACATCTCAATCCGAACAATCCATCCAGATAGATCAGCTGGACAAACAATCTAAACCCACCCAATCTGGACTGATTGGCGGTCGTAAAACGCGCTCCGGTTATCTGGGAGTCTCTACTTTCACCGCTGAATTCTCAGATCTACAAGAAGTTAAAGGCAACTTTAAAGGTGCAATAACAGGTCTTCGATTTATTAGAGGACAGGCAGACTCTAAACAACTCAAGGCAATAATAAACCCTGGCAACAGACCTGCTTTTTCCTTACGCCAGGTTGCAGCACCACGATTTTGGCAACCCAAAGAACCCGCAGTGGCAATTGTGGGAGACGATGCAACAAGCAGTGATAGCTTTCAAACTGAAGATCATTACCCACATGATCTATTGAGATGTACTTATATACAAGGATTATCAACCGACGCGCTTCTGGGTAATGATAAGCCAGCATCACTCAAGGTTATTCAGTCGTTGCGAAAAACTCTCGATCATATTCAACAGTCAAAACCTGATTCATTCGGTTATTTTGAAGCGGATGGGACTTCCTGGAATCCCTTATTTGCTGAATGGGAAGTTGCATTGTATCCCTTGGCAATTAGTCATCTTCATAACGGAAAAAGTAGCCAGTATGATCCAGAGTTTATTTATCAGGGTTATCAATTACCGCGAGAGTCTAATGAATTGGAACTGATGCCAGAACAATGCCCATTAGCACAAACAGCAAGTTTTTTAGGCGGCAGAAGTTTGATCAGTCCAAATGCATCAGCAGCAATGAATGTACGACTGGATGAATTTATTAATGCCCATAAAGGCATTGTACCCAAAGAGTTTTTGGATATACAAAAAAACTATCTGCAACAAAAGCGCAAATGCTGA